In one Tessaracoccus palaemonis genomic region, the following are encoded:
- the rplW gene encoding 50S ribosomal protein L23 — translation MTTALKIRDHRDVILRPVVSEKSYNLLDDGKYTFVVSPDANKTEIKIAIEAIFNVKVTSVNTLNRQGKRRRTKYGYGKTVATKRAIVTLAEGQSIDIFGGAGA, via the coding sequence GTGACGACTGCGCTGAAGATCCGCGATCACCGCGACGTCATCCTGCGTCCCGTGGTGAGCGAGAAGAGCTACAACCTTCTCGACGACGGCAAGTACACCTTCGTCGTCTCCCCCGACGCCAACAAGACCGAGATCAAGATCGCCATCGAGGCCATCTTCAACGTCAAGGTCACCTCCGTGAACACCCTCAACCGCCAGGGGAAGCGTCGTCGCACCAAGTACGGCTACGGCAAGACCGTCGCCACCAAGCGTGCGATCGTCACCCTTGCCGAGGGCCAGAGCATCGACATCTTCGGCGGCGCGGGCGCCTGA